The Jaculus jaculus isolate mJacJac1 chromosome 1, mJacJac1.mat.Y.cur, whole genome shotgun sequence nucleotide sequence ACAGGAAGCACTACCCCACCCTAGGCAGGAGGGTGGCAGAAGCTCTTTGTCAGCCTGGGTGGAGACCTGGACTCCCCATCCTCACACTCTTCCCCCTCCCTGCTGCTGGGGAGTATAGGCCCAGCTCTTGGGTCCTCCCCCACTCCTCCTGAATCACTCTTATTCCCTCTGCCCCTGCCAACACTTCCCTCACAAACTGAAGGGCACAGAGAACAAGCCCTTGGGATGCAGAGAGATGGCAGGGCAGCCAGGTAAGTGAGGGTCAAGGCTTTTGGGCCCTCAGTCTCATGCACCTTCTTTGCAAAGCCAACTTCTGCAGAGCAAATGCTGGACCCAGGATCGGAACCCACAGTTACGTTCCTGTTCACACTGCTGAACACACCTGAGCCCAAAGACTCTGAATCGTAAGGCTGTGTGAGTGGGAGAACTGAGGGAATTGGAGGTGGTGGGTGCTTCTTCCCTGCCCAGGGTCACTCAAACATGGGCCAGGACTCAGCTTTGGGCTGTAATGGGCTGACCAGGCAGGACTAAAGGAGCTGGGTCTTGAGAAGGGCATTCACACCTGGCCTCCAGACCCTCTGGCCTGACCCCTCCTCTGCTCACCTGCCCAGAGATTTCGACACGCAGGAGGCCCGGTTCCTGGATCCGGAAGACTGGGGCTCCCAGCAGACCTCAGAGGAGTTGAGGCAATTGCATAATGACTGCTTAAGGTGAGCTGGGCATAGCCAGTAGGGGCGCGTTGGGTGACAAAATGTCCCCCAGGGAAGCCAGGGATTAGGCTGATGCTGAGGGTTTGCATCTTCCCTggccctactttttcttcctgtCCTACCCCTTGCCCTCCCATTCTGTCCTACCCTGTATGACCTTGCCACAGAGCCATCACCTCCCTAGTGGTGACCACAGGTTGGGGATCACAGTCATGGCTAAATGTCCAGATCACATCCCCTTTGTTGCAGGAGTCCAGTAGCTGTCAGTTGGGGACCTTTTACTTTTAATTGTCCATGGACTTGAGGAGTACTCAGTCTACGGGGAAAGGGATCTGTTCCCTGACATCAGCCTCTTTGTTGCCCATGGTGATCTCTGTTGtgggtgtttccaggttcttggtgtCTTGTCCAAAGAATTGAAGAGACACAGATAGTAATGTTTTTACTATCTGTAAAATAGTAAAGATAGTAAAGATGTTTTACTAGCAAGTAGAGCAAAAGTACAAGGGGGCTATCCTGCAATGGAGCAGTGGGCTCCTGGAGTGAGAACAGAGGTTCTTGTTTGGGGCTTCCTTTTATGGGGTCCAGGAGGAGGAGTTGGTTGCTAGGGCTGGGTTTTCTGCTTTAATTGACAGGCTTGGGTTATGtaattcctccccctcccccccgccttcttttttttcttgttttcctaaggtagggtctctctttatcccaggctgacctagaatttactctgtagtctcagggtggcctcgaactcacagcagtcctaccactgcttctggagtgctgggattaaaggtgtgcatcaccaagccCAGTTTATGTAATCCTTAATTGTGTATgtccttcccatgatgcatctggttttaatcaTACGCATGGCCAATTATGCAGGTATAAGATGATAAgtaggagccagacatggtggcacatgcctttaatcccagcactggggaggcagaagtagaagatcgctgtgagttcaagttcagcctgagactacatattgaatttcgggtcagcctgggctagagcgagaccctacctcaaaagaacaaaaccaaaaaaaacggTAAATAGGAGATTCTtcctaaaagttcacttagaggacATAATTTGCCTTGCTGTGCATTCACCCAGAATTGGTTTGGGCTGGATTGGccctctgcttcttcttcttttttttttttaaagtggtttttttgagttagggtcttgctttagcccaggctgaacctggaattcactatgtagtctcagggtggcctcaaactcacagccatcctcctacctctgcctcccagaactaaagacatgcaccactacacctggcggtcctctgcttcttttttttttgttttgttcattttttatttatttatttgagagcgacagacacagggagaaagacagatagagggagagagatagaatgggcgcgccagggcttccagcctctgcaaacgaactccagacgtgtgcgcccccttgtgcatctggctaacatgggacctggggaaccgagcctcgaactggggtccttaggcttcagaggcaagtgcttaaccgctaagccatctctccagcccagtcctctgCTTCTTATTCCGGATATATTCTGGGAGCATGTTTGAATGGACACTAACCACAAGTGGGGAGTTATCAATGGACTTCTAGGGAGGAGAGACCTATTTCACTTGGAGTGGGGTGTACATGCATCTCAATGCAGCTGAGGGGGCTCAGGTCACCAAGTGCATTGTTAGGAAAGGGGTGCTTGGTTGCctgccatctggagtttgagtctATTCCATCCATCTGGCAACAAGGGTCCTGGGGTGGGGTAATGGCTCCTTCCCAGGGCTTCATTCTCATGACCAAAGATTTGAGCAATGGGAGTTTCCATCTATACCCAGCTGATGCTGAGCTCAGGCTGGGCTGGTTCCATGGTGGACCCTCTCACTGGCCTGCAACCACACAGAATACTGCCCCAGCCCTGATACAGCTCAGAGGGGTGGCCAGCCCTCTACCATGTGCCCCACTGAGGGGATCTGAGAGGACTCATAGCCAAACTCAGATGCTCAAGCAGCCTGCCTGCCCTTTTGCTGCTAAATAAGAGAAAAGGAGCTGAGTCTAGTGGGGCATGTCTGCAATCCTGGCACgtgggaagtagaggcaagaggatcatgagttgaaGGTTATCTGTGGATACATattgagtttaaagccagcctgggctacataagaccctcttgcataaataagataaaataataaagaagagagggctggagagatggcttagtttataaggcacttacctgcaaagccgaaggacacaggttcaatttcccaatgtccatgtaaaactggatgcactAAGTGCTGtatgaagggttaatagccttctctgaagactagagggaactaaagagtttaATAACTAACCTTAAGATTAGAAGGCCATCTAGTCCTCCCTAAACAATTCTGCTAAAAAGCCCATTCTGGGCAAATAACTTTGATGCCTTATgtgcttcccttggacctgcagctggttCAGTCTGTGtgccttaggatcctccttataaggttgaaccccagcctggctcagggctTCCGCCTTCATCCCGCCGGAAGGCTGCTGCCCCGCGCTGTACTGcccaataaacagtctgtctgtagagatcaagccTGGTGgtctcttgcttttctcttacagcaTATGCgaccggagtttgtttgcagctgggctggatgccctggtgcatccattctctctctcaaataaaaaaagaaacaaaaatttaagcaGAATAAGAGAAAAAGCAGAACTGACTAGTGTGTAATCCTAATGCTAGCCTTATCGGGGAGTAGTTCCCTCCTCAGTGGTGGTGCCAAAAAGATGAGGTTCCTTGTGAGCCATTGGCTAAAAGAACTGATGCAGGCAGCGGGGATGGGATTTGCCTGAGAAAAGAGCCTGGGGGCTGAAGGGGCTCTCCTTTAACTCTAGGCTTCAGAAGAAGCTAATCACCAGCCAAGCAAGCAACACAGCCTTAGAGGAGAAGCTGCAAAACATGGTGAGTCCCTCAGCCCGGGAGCCCTGCCTTTGCCTTggttcctccctcccccagctctgcctccttgcTCCCGGAGCCAGCCGAGACAGTCCTGCTGGTCAGCTACCCGCCTCACACCCTGCATCCTTTGTCCCAGCCTACCCAGTTGTACCAGAACCTGACAGAGAGCACTCTGGCCCTGGCGGAGGAAACCGAGGCCACCCAGGAACAAGTAGAAGTCATCCAAGAGGAAGTCCTAGCCGGGCAGGCCCAGGCAACATTGACCCAGGTTGTTCAGCAGCACTTGCAGGTGGCAAGGAAGATTCAAGTCCAGACCTCTTCCCTTGAGCTTCCTAACCCTCCAACCATCCTGCTTTCAAAAGACAATACTGTACAGCCTCCTGCCATACCTTCCCAGCCACCACCGGAACCCCAGTCAGCCCTGGTCAGGCCTGAAGCCACAGATCTGCCACGTACTcaggaagccatttctccagcaggCTCCCCTCCAGGTCCCAGTAATAAACATTGAGCTGCTCAAAGCATCCACAAGGCCTGGAATTTGGGGCTAGGGCGCCAGCATCTCCAAGGTCTCTGGGCTTCTCTGTCTCCATAACTCTGTCCTTCAGATCATTCAAGGGACATGTTCCCATAAGTACTGGGTGGGGTAGGAGGGGCCCACATTCCTTCCTCAGGAGGACCAAGTGCCTTCTGTAATTCTGAAGTGCAGGAAGAAAGATTCCAAGGATGCAGAGAGAGAGCCACTTCTCACCTTGGGTCCTGAGATAAGTCACCTGTCTTAGAAGCCATGGGTTGGAAGAAGACTGGTAGTCAGAGCTCCCAAGGGCCTAGTGACCAACACCCTGTAGGCTTGGAGATGCATCTAGATTCAAAGTGTCACAGCTGAAGAACTTTACTGCTCTCAGCATGTATCCAGCCCTGGGAAGCTCTCCTAGGTGTCCCACAATGCATAAGGTGAAGAGACAgagattgtgtgtatgtgtgtgtgtctctgtgtgtgtgtttgtgtgtgtaggcaACTCATAATttccaaaattcttttttgtttgttttttcgagggagggtctcactttatcccagttgacttggaatcactatgtaatcccaggctggcctcaaatttacagcaatcctcctacctttgcctgtcgaatgttgggattaaaggaatatgccaccatgccaggcataattcttttatttatttattgtggttttctgaggtagggttttgctggaattcacaatgtagtctcagggtgtccttgaactcatgatgatccttctacctctgtctcccaagtacagTCCTTGCACGATTAGACATATATACAGTCAAAGACAAGTCAAAGGACTCCTTTGTACAGACTGAACAGAAAAGTGCTTACCCACCTACTGTAAACAAGGCCCAGAATTCCACTGAGAGGATACCAGCCCCCTGGCCCCCGGAGGTAAAATAAACtgtttacaattttaaaaaatacatgcagatccatgcatggtggtgcatgcctttaatcccagcactttggaggcagaggtaagaggattgctttgagttcgaggccaccctgaggctgaatagtgaattccagttcaacctgggctagtgtgagaccctacctcaaaaaaccaaaacgaacaaacaaaaacccaggaggatcaggagttcaagtcacCCTCAGTTACATTCTAAGATAAAGGTCAATCTCCTCTACATGAAATTATGtctcaaatacaaaaacaagctgggtgtggttgagcacacttttaatcccagcactcctgaggcagaggtaggaggattaccttgagttcaaagccaccctgagactacatagtgaattccaggtgagaccctacctaaaaaaaaaaaaaaaacaacaaaaaacagctggagggatggcttagcagttaaggtgtttgtctgcaaagccaaagaaaccaggttcgattccccaggactcatgttagccagatgcacaaggggacacatgcgtctgaggttcgtttgcagtggctggaggccctggtgtgcccattccctctctctccctctttctctgtcaaataaataaataaaatatttattgctcAGCTGGTACTTTCTGTTTAAAGTCATAGATCTTGTCAAATGAACTATTTTATAAACTGGCAAAGtcactttttcagttttttttcctttgtttgctttttttaatttttagtctgTTAGTGGCTTGTCTGTAGTGGGAAATATTAAAAGGATTCTTCACTCCCCCCCTTAGCACCTTTTTTAAGTAATGTTATGAAACCATTTCTTGTGCTTTGAAAAACATTTCAGCTTGCTGTTTCCTTTAGTGTTATAAAAGGTTATTGAAAGTATTGTTTGAGCGGTGCGTGGTggagcactttggaggcagaggtaggaggattgccttaagttcgaggccaccttgatactacatagtgaatttcaggtcaacctgggctagagtgagactgtaccttgaaaaacaaaacaaaacaaaccaatgtatatatatataaataaatttgggaTCTGAGCTTGTTACTGGCTCTTGCTCTttccaacttaatttttttttattattagagcaCATTgcttagaaaaatttaaatattcatgtttgtaacaactgtctcaaaataataaactgtgtcattaaaaaaagatgaaatctcttaaaaacttacaaaaaaaaaaaaaaaacagagctgggagattgtatttgcttgcaaagcttgctgttataggctcgatttcccagaatccacataaagccagatatacaaagttgcacatgtgtctggagttaatttgcaggggcaaaaggctctggtgtgctcatactctcagtcataaaatactttttaaaaaaatcaaaaacaaaataggaaGAAATCCTAAAATAACAATTGCTGAGTTAGAtacaaaatggattttttttttttttttcccaaggtagggtctcactgtatcccaggctgacctggaattcactacatagtctcagggtggcttcgaactcacagtgatcctctgtggtggtttgattcaggtgtcccccataaacttaggtgttgtgaatgctaggttcgcagctgatggagatttgggaattaatgcctcctggaaggagtgtattgttgggggccggcttatgggtattaaagccagtttccccttgccagtgtttggcacaccctcctgttgctgtggtccatcttctgttggccagggggtgatgtccaccctctgctcatgccatagttttcccctgccatcgtggagcttcccctcgagcctgtaagccaaaataaatctctttttcccagaagctgctcttgattgggtgatttctaccagcaatgcgaaccggactgcaacatcctccgacctctgcctcctgagtgctgggattaaaggtgtgtgctaccatgcctggcttgtcttttttccttctttctttttttttaaaggtagggtctcactctagtccaggctgacctggaattcactatgtagtctcaggctagcctcaaactcacggtgatcctcctacctttgcctctgagtgctgggattaaaggtgtgcatcaccacgcctggctgcctcttttttgttttttctcagaatttttttttattattattatttatttatttatttgagagcgacagacacagagagaaagacagatagagggagagagagagagagagagagagagagagagagagaatgggcgcgccagggcttccagcctctgcaaatgaactccagacgcgtgcgcccccttgtgcatctggctaacgtgggacctggggaactgagcctcgaaccggggtccttaggcttcacaggcgagcgcttaaccactaagccatctctccagccctcttttttgttttttaatgtgagagagaattggtgctccagggcctccagccactaaattcgaactccagacacgtttgcccccttgtgtgcaagtgtgaccttgcacacttgtgtcactgtgtgtctggcttacatgggacctgaagagtcaagtatgaggccttaggcttctcaggcaagcaccttaaccgctaagccatctctccagccctcttttaaacttaaaagattttttgtttaggactggagagatggcttagcagttaagatgcttgcctttgaagcctaaggacccagtttcaattccctgtttcccacataagacagaagcacagtgttgcatgcacctggagttcatttgcagtggttggaggccctggagtgctagtctctctccagtaaataaataaataaataaatatttatttatttgcaagcagagaaaacagagagagagagaaagaatcaatgacagggcctctacctgctgcagacaaactccagatgtatgcatcgctttatgcatctggctgtatatgggtactgggcaattgaacccaggtcattaggctttgcaggcaagtgccttaacttagaACTCTACCACTAATagaacactctctctctccctcttgttatctttctttctttttttattttaattttttttttttttgcggtaggatctctttctagaccaggctgacctggaattcactctgtagtctcagggtggcctggaactcacgagattctcctacctttgcctcctgagtggtgggattaaaggcgtgtaccaccacgtcccACTTTctggcttaaaaaacaaaacaaaacaataaaaaaaccttgttttatttatgcgagagggagagaacaaagtagatagaatgggcatgccaaggccttccagccactgcaaacaaactccagacacatgtgccaccttgttcatctggcttacgtgggtcctggggaattaaaactgggtcattaacctttgcaagcaagtgccctaaccactgagcaatctccaggtCCTCATACCTGACTTTGcatgagtgctgaggattgaactctggtcctcctgATTGTTCAGCAAAGGtgcttaaccattgaaccatctcttcagccccaacatGGTCCTGTTGACTTGCTCCCTGTTCATGCCCTGGGCCTGAAACTAGGAGAGCCAATTACAGACCACCCAAGTCAGCTCTGATGTTTCTAACCCATCTGTCCCTATGGACCAGGGCTCCAATTTGTAGGGCTCTGCCCTCAGTTCCTAACACTACTCCTGTTGACACTTCCAGGCAGTTTCAGCTCAGCAGCTCCTTCCAAGGACAAGTCCCATGACAAAGTTATAATGGCCCCAGGACTTTACAGGGTCTTTCAATTTGCACTCATTTCTACCAGCTTTGGTAGTCAAAGGAAGTTTTCAGTATTCCTCCTATACTGTGTCCAGGTCCTCAGGGCCTCTCTTCAGGGCACTGTGCTCTGTCCCCTCTGGTACCATCTCCTGTGAAGGACGGAGTCAAGGACTGAAGAGAGACAACTGTGTGAGAGAGTGTGGGAACTGCAGCCTTGCCAGCAGTGTGACCTTGACCCAGCAGCTAAGCATGCTTCTTCACTGACACAATGGGGTTTGTGACAGAGCACTTTTCGGAGGTGTGACAGCATAGTGAATGCTGGTTATGACCTGGCCCACCATCCCTACCGCAGTGGCTCTACTCGGTCCTGCCTGACTTCAGAGGCTCAGAAGTAGGTATTTGTACTTGAGTTCCCTACATATTCTGCTGTTCCTTCCCGACAGGGTGGCCATATTGTCCTGTCAGAGTGTGGGCAGCATCTTGCATTCTGTAGCATCAACCTTCAGAAACATGGGGCTCTGTCATCTGTCACATCCATGCCCATGTCTTACAAGTGTCCCAGAATGGTAGGCTCAAGTGCACCGTGGGCTTACCCACATGGGATCTGTCTCCCAGGGGTTCTCTGCCACCTTTGGTTTCCTGGAGTTGTCCTCACCACCACACAACAGACAGGAGTGTTGAGGTGTCTAGTGTAGGCTAgggtccctttttcttttttcttttttttcttttttttttttttccaaagtagggtctcactctagctcaggctgacctggaattcactatgtagtctcagggtggcctcaaactcacagcgatcctcctacctctgcctcccaaatgctgggattaaggcatgtaacaccataccctgctcagatgttttattaaaattgagtttttagTTGGGTTCAAGCTTGATTCCTTTAGGTGttttctggctgtttggtggttttctctctgcttggatctatgaaagggagcccgCTTCTTTGTCATTGAtggatttgtaagctgaaataaatctgttcctcccataaactgtatctggttagatgttcatcccagcaaagtgaagctgactacaacatcctccctcatccatgatggaataCTGATGGGCCCGGTCTTGTGCAGGGATCCACAggtgctatgagttcatgagcgCAACGGCCATGGctgtgtccctcagccctccttcccatcctcctgctcctatctaactcaaaacaaacaaacaaacctcccAAGTGAAAGACCACCATGCTCCGCTCATTTCGTTAATCTTAGGTATGCTCCCTTCATATATACtctgatgttcttttttttttttttttttttttggtattttcaaggtagggtcttactctagccccgaattccaggctgacttggaattcacaccGTAGTTTCAAGCTGgattcaaactcatagcaatcctcttatttctgcctcctgggtgctggtattaaaggtgtacaccaccacacccagctcttttctttttttttttgctatttttttctcaatttttattaacgtttgcCATcagtataaaaaatatcccatggtaataccctccctcccaccccccactttcccctttgaaattccattctccatcatatcccctccacatctcaaacattgtacttacatatatacaataccaacctattaagtaccctcctcccttcctttctcttccctttatgtctccttttaaacttactggcctcttctactgagttttttccttctaatgcagaagcccaatcatctgtagctgacATAACAGCTATAATCTTTCTTTGCTACCTCCACATGTGGAATCAACAATTCTAACTCCCCTCTGCTCCTTCCCTAATAGGATAAGTCCATACACTCTTTCATGTTTAAACTCCTATTATTCTTTATGAACTATCCCCAGATGTGTTTTCTTTAAGTTCCCTAATTGGTTACCTGCCACTTGAACTTTCTACCTATAACCCTGAGCATATACAGACATAGTTCACTGGCCTTGAGGTGGAAATTGGTATAAGAAAATTTTAGAAGCTCCTATCCCAAAGTTATGTCCTGTATTGTAATAGATTTTTGTATTGTCATGTGCTGTACTGGATAATCTTTTATGCTGGCTAAGTCCAACACTGTAGTTTTTGTATTGTTTCCAGGCCATgatcttggtttttttttgttttgttttgttttgagttagggtctctggtccaggttgacctggaattaactatgtagtctcaggatggccttgaattcatggagatcctcctacctctctctgcctcctgagtgctgggattaaaggcgtgcaccaccgctgtaaggaaagtgtaggaaaaaagcaaaagagaacactgaaCTTGATCTGTatagacagactgagagaaacagtgagggatAGCAAccttcctgtgggatgaaggTTGTAGCCCTAAGCccggctggggttcaaacttacaaggaggatcctaagaaacagactgtaccaggtgcagttgataaggaacttgtaactgtttgtgtccttgttcagaataggcttgttcagccaggattgtctaagggaggatacccagatggtctctggtcactctttccttccttccttccttctttctttccttcttcctttcttcctttcttcctttcttccttccttctccttctccttctccttctcctttcctttcctttcctttcctttcctttcctttcctttcctttccttctttctttctttctttctttctttcttctgtttttgtttttgtattttcttttcaaggtagggtctcactgtagcccaggctgacctggaattcactatgtagtctcagagtggcctcgaattcatggcaatcctcctacccctgtctcccaagtgctgggattaaagacatgtgccaccatgcccagtttttttctCTGGTCTTTCAAGGCCATCTAGACTAAGGGGTGTACATAAAT carries:
- the LOC123457740 gene encoding uncharacterized protein LOC123457740, producing MLDPGSEPTVTFLFTLLNTPEPKDSESDFDTQEARFLDPEDWGSQQTSEELRQLHNDCLRLQKKLITSQASNTALEEKLQNMPTQLYQNLTESTLALAEETEATQEQVEVIQEEVLAGQAQATLTQVVQQHLQVARKIQVQTSSLELPNPPTILLSKDNTVQPPAIPSQPPPEPQSALVRPEATDLPRTQEAISPAGSPPGPSNKH